A genomic segment from Nocardiopsis sp. Huas11 encodes:
- the recF gene encoding DNA replication/repair protein RecF (All proteins in this family for which functions are known are DNA-binding proteins that assist the filamentation of RecA onto DNA for the initiation of recombination or recombinational repair.) codes for MYVSHLQLADFRSYTSALVELGPGVSVFVGANGQGKTNLVEAVGYVASLSSHRVSSDTPLVRQGAPRAIVRAKVVRDDRSMVVDLELNPGRANRARLNQSPVSRPREVLGVLRTVLFAPEDLALVKGDPGERRRFLDDLLVARAPRMAGVRSDYDRVLKQRNALLKSASAQFFRRGADPDLSTREVWDDHLAHAGAELLVARLDLVAALRPLVAQAYAGLTDSGGPAVPAYRSSAAEEGEELPADRPQLVDKLRAAMAGARERELQRGISLVGPHRDDLLLSLADMPAKGYASQGESWSYALSLKLAAFELLRADGDDPVLILDDVFAELDSERRRRLAERVRDAEQVLVTAAVADDIPKELDGARFGVREGSVESE; via the coding sequence ATGTACGTCTCCCACCTGCAACTGGCCGACTTCCGGTCCTACACCTCCGCTCTGGTGGAGCTGGGGCCGGGCGTGAGCGTCTTCGTCGGCGCCAACGGCCAGGGCAAGACCAACCTCGTCGAGGCCGTCGGCTACGTCGCGTCGCTCAGCAGCCACCGGGTCTCCTCGGACACCCCGCTGGTCCGCCAGGGCGCGCCGCGGGCGATCGTCCGGGCCAAGGTGGTGCGCGACGATCGCTCGATGGTCGTGGACCTGGAGCTCAACCCCGGGCGCGCCAACCGCGCCCGCCTCAACCAGTCGCCCGTCTCCCGGCCCCGCGAGGTGCTGGGCGTGCTGCGCACCGTGCTGTTCGCTCCCGAGGACCTGGCCCTGGTCAAGGGCGACCCCGGTGAGCGGCGCCGGTTCCTCGACGACCTGCTCGTGGCGCGTGCTCCGCGCATGGCGGGTGTGCGCTCCGACTACGACCGGGTGCTCAAGCAGCGCAACGCCCTGCTGAAGTCGGCCTCCGCGCAGTTCTTCAGACGTGGCGCGGACCCGGACCTGAGCACCCGGGAGGTGTGGGACGACCACCTGGCGCACGCGGGGGCCGAACTGCTCGTGGCGCGTTTGGACCTGGTCGCCGCACTGCGCCCCCTGGTCGCCCAGGCCTACGCGGGGCTGACCGACTCGGGCGGGCCGGCCGTTCCCGCCTACCGTTCCTCCGCGGCGGAGGAGGGCGAGGAGCTCCCCGCCGACCGTCCACAGCTTGTGGACAAGTTGCGCGCGGCCATGGCCGGGGCCCGGGAGCGCGAGCTCCAACGCGGGATCAGCCTGGTCGGGCCGCACCGCGACGACCTGCTGCTGAGCCTCGCGGACATGCCCGCGAAGGGGTACGCGAGCCAGGGAGAGTCGTGGTCCTACGCGCTGTCGCTGAAGCTGGCCGCCTTCGAGCTGCTGCGGGCCGACGGCGACGATCCCGTCCTGATCCTGGACGACGTGTTCGCCGAACTGGACAGCGAACGGCGCCGTCGGCTGGCCGAGCGGGTCCGTGACGCGGAACAGGTGCTGGTGACCGCGGCGGTCGCGGACGACATTCCCAAGGAACTCGACGGCGCGCGGTTCGGTGTGCGCGAGGGGAGCGTCGAGAGTGAGTGA